In Tsuneonella amylolytica, one genomic interval encodes:
- the cobT gene encoding cobaltochelatase subunit CobT — MADETPLDRFKHALTGASRALAEEPEIEIAWTADVPAARGKQLRVPLPGRSLPPDQAREARGVADGFSLRLRHHNEVLHLRGAPSEPIARAAYDMVETVRYEAIGSNDYSGIRANLDAAVELRTASDPIARATQASDVPMPTALGLILREKLTGQPVPERARAGVAMVRDWIEERAGEDFDALAGKLDDQKAFQGLALELLRHLEMTLPEQPDQPSDDSEDGDEPEGEQEDEGEDDTEGQGDPQATEMAGEMAEGEDDGDGETEMSADEDMEGADEADEGEEGMMPVRPNRPWTDIPEGFDYKAWTTRFDEVIEAPELCDSEELDRLRAYLDSQLTGLQGVVTRLANRLQRRLMAQQNRSWDFDQEEGLLDAARLARVVISPGHSLSYKVERDVEFKDTVVTLLIDNSGSMRGRPISIAAISADILGRTLERVGVKTEVLGFTTRAWKGGQSREAWLADGKPAQPGRLNDLRHIVYKKADEPWRRARRNLGLMMREGLLKENIDGEALLWAHDRLLARSEDRRILMVISDGAPVDDSTLSVNSAGYLEQHLRKVIDWIEKQSPVQLVAIGIGHDVTRYYKRAVTIMDVEQLGGTITEQLAELFEVD; from the coding sequence TTGGCCGATGAAACGCCTCTCGACCGCTTCAAGCATGCGCTGACTGGCGCATCCCGCGCGCTCGCGGAGGAGCCCGAGATCGAGATCGCATGGACCGCCGACGTGCCCGCGGCGCGGGGCAAGCAGTTGCGGGTGCCGCTGCCGGGCCGCAGCCTGCCGCCGGACCAGGCGCGGGAAGCGCGCGGGGTGGCCGACGGCTTCTCGCTCCGCCTACGGCACCACAATGAAGTGCTGCACCTGCGCGGCGCGCCGTCGGAACCGATCGCGCGCGCCGCATACGATATGGTCGAGACGGTCCGGTACGAAGCAATCGGATCGAACGATTACAGCGGGATACGCGCCAATCTTGATGCCGCGGTGGAACTGCGCACCGCGTCCGACCCTATCGCCCGCGCAACGCAGGCGAGCGATGTGCCGATGCCGACCGCACTCGGCCTGATCCTGCGCGAGAAATTGACCGGACAGCCCGTCCCCGAGCGCGCCCGCGCGGGTGTCGCGATGGTCCGCGACTGGATCGAGGAACGCGCGGGCGAGGATTTCGATGCGCTCGCCGGCAAGCTCGACGATCAGAAGGCCTTTCAGGGGCTTGCGCTCGAACTCTTGCGCCACCTCGAGATGACCCTGCCCGAGCAGCCGGACCAGCCGTCCGACGACAGCGAGGACGGCGATGAGCCCGAAGGCGAGCAGGAGGACGAGGGCGAGGACGACACCGAGGGGCAGGGCGACCCGCAGGCCACCGAGATGGCCGGCGAAATGGCCGAAGGCGAGGACGACGGCGACGGCGAAACCGAGATGTCCGCCGACGAGGACATGGAGGGCGCCGACGAGGCGGACGAGGGCGAGGAAGGCATGATGCCGGTCCGCCCGAACCGCCCGTGGACCGACATTCCCGAAGGCTTCGACTACAAGGCGTGGACCACCCGCTTCGACGAAGTGATCGAAGCGCCCGAGCTGTGCGACAGCGAGGAACTCGATCGCCTGCGCGCCTACCTCGACAGCCAGCTCACCGGCCTGCAGGGCGTGGTCACGAGGCTCGCCAACCGCCTCCAGCGCCGACTGATGGCGCAGCAGAACCGCAGCTGGGACTTCGACCAGGAAGAGGGGTTGCTGGATGCCGCCCGTCTCGCCCGCGTGGTCATCAGCCCCGGCCACTCGCTGTCGTACAAGGTCGAACGCGACGTCGAGTTCAAGGATACGGTCGTCACGCTGTTGATCGACAACTCCGGTTCGATGCGCGGACGGCCGATCAGCATCGCGGCGATCAGCGCCGACATCCTCGGCCGCACGCTGGAACGCGTGGGCGTGAAGACCGAGGTATTGGGCTTCACCACCCGCGCGTGGAAGGGCGGGCAAAGCCGCGAGGCGTGGCTCGCCGACGGGAAGCCCGCACAACCGGGTCGTCTCAACGACTTGCGCCACATCGTTTACAAGAAGGCCGACGAACCGTGGCGCCGTGCGCGCCGCAATCTCGGCCTGATGATGCGCGAAGGCCTGCTCAAGGAAAACATCGACGGCGAGGCGCTGCTCTGGGCGCACGACCGCCTGCTCGCGCGCAGCGAGGATCGCCGCATTTTGATGGTGATCTCCGATGGCGCGCCGGTCGACGACAGCACGCTGAGCGTGAACAGCGCGGGCTACCTCGAACAGCACTTGAGGAAGGTGATCGACTGGATCGAGAAGCAGTCGCCGGTCCAGCTCGTCGCCATCGGCATTGGCCACGACGTGACCCGCTACTACAAGCGCGCGGTGACGATCATGGACGTCGAACAGCTGGGCGGCACGATCACCGAGCAACTCGCAGAACTGTTCGAGGTGGATTGA
- a CDS encoding tetratricopeptide repeat protein, translated as MIRHAIALLATAIAAPAFAATDWYEAESDHFIVYSAGGESDARELATQMERLDGALRMIRGMSTESKELPDAVKLTVYQFGETRDIAALYGNSRSGVAGFFIPRAGRSVAFVPLRQDRDRGGIGTRVVEGDLDPGKVLFHEYTHYFMFQHAAAAYPFWYVEGFAELFGTLNLTENGFNLGEPPKHRASALRELTIDVRKLFDPPREMDYYMAMKQYAYGWMAVSYLTFEPSRKGQLADYLKRINAGEENLPAAEKAFGDLSALQKDLEAYRNGRARAIAVTYANYQPPRVDVRPLTEAQAAQMDLHIRSSRGVNESSARALVDPARELVTRYPESIAVLRAAVEAEFDAKNYDRSSAIADRMLQLDPAAVDAHLYKAMIALEKAKTDPAQFKVARQHYVAANNIDPNEPQALSGYYLTYAYANETAPEDALIALDRSYDLAPFDPGIRMALAHQLLTENRDKEALMILGPIVNDPHSGKRAERYRKLVENLKAGDREPLLSKLQPTLKSGDEEEDGDG; from the coding sequence ATGATCAGACACGCCATTGCTTTGCTTGCGACAGCAATCGCCGCGCCAGCGTTTGCAGCGACCGACTGGTACGAAGCCGAAAGCGATCATTTCATCGTCTATTCGGCGGGAGGCGAGTCGGACGCCCGTGAACTCGCGACGCAGATGGAGCGGCTGGACGGTGCGCTGCGCATGATCCGCGGCATGTCCACCGAGAGCAAGGAATTGCCCGACGCCGTCAAGCTGACGGTGTACCAGTTCGGCGAGACGCGTGATATCGCCGCGCTCTACGGCAACAGCCGCAGCGGCGTTGCCGGCTTCTTCATCCCGCGTGCCGGCCGTTCGGTGGCGTTCGTCCCATTGCGGCAGGACCGCGACAGGGGCGGGATAGGGACGCGGGTCGTCGAAGGCGACCTCGATCCCGGCAAGGTTCTGTTCCACGAATACACGCACTACTTCATGTTCCAGCATGCGGCGGCGGCCTACCCGTTCTGGTACGTCGAGGGATTTGCCGAACTGTTCGGCACCCTGAACCTGACCGAAAACGGCTTCAACCTGGGCGAGCCCCCGAAGCACCGCGCCAGCGCCTTGCGCGAACTGACGATCGACGTCCGCAAGCTGTTCGATCCGCCGCGCGAGATGGACTACTACATGGCCATGAAGCAGTACGCTTACGGCTGGATGGCCGTGAGTTACCTGACGTTCGAACCTTCGCGAAAGGGTCAACTGGCCGACTACCTAAAGCGCATCAATGCCGGCGAGGAAAACCTTCCCGCGGCAGAGAAGGCATTCGGCGACCTGTCCGCCCTCCAGAAGGATCTCGAAGCATACCGGAACGGCCGCGCCCGCGCCATCGCGGTCACCTATGCGAATTATCAGCCGCCCCGGGTCGACGTCCGGCCGCTCACGGAAGCGCAAGCGGCGCAGATGGACCTGCACATCCGCTCCTCACGCGGTGTGAACGAGAGTTCCGCGCGGGCCCTAGTCGACCCTGCGCGGGAGCTCGTGACACGGTACCCCGAGAGCATCGCGGTGCTTCGCGCGGCGGTCGAGGCGGAGTTCGATGCGAAAAACTACGACCGGTCGAGCGCCATCGCGGATCGGATGCTCCAGTTGGACCCGGCGGCGGTCGATGCGCATCTCTACAAGGCCATGATCGCGCTGGAGAAGGCCAAGACCGATCCGGCGCAGTTCAAGGTCGCACGCCAGCACTACGTCGCGGCGAACAATATCGATCCGAACGAACCGCAAGCGCTATCGGGGTACTACCTGACGTACGCCTATGCGAACGAGACCGCGCCCGAGGACGCGCTGATCGCGCTCGACCGGTCATACGACTTGGCGCCTTTCGATCCCGGTATCCGCATGGCGCTGGCTCACCAGCTGCTCACGGAAAATCGGGACAAGGAAGCGTTGATGATCCTCGGCCCGATCGTGAACGATCCGCACAGCGGAAAGCGTGCCGAACGGTATCGCAAGCTGGTCGAGAACCTGAAAGCCGGCGATCGGGAACCCTTGCTATCGAAGCTTCAGCCGACGTTGAAGTCTGGAGACGAAGAGGAAGACGGGGACGGCTGA
- the fsa gene encoding fructose-6-phosphate aldolase, translating into MKFFADTAEIADIRDLNDAGLLDGVTTNPSLIAKSGRNFMEVTKEICDLVEGPVSAEVVALDHATMMKEAEVLRKIADNVCIKVPLTIDGLKTCRALTNDGTMVNVTLCFSANQALLAAKAGATFVSPFVGRHDDNGFDGMDLIRDIRLIYDNYDFRTEILVASVRHVVHVLESARIGADVMTAPPKVIKSLANHVLTDKGIEGFMADWAKTGQSIL; encoded by the coding sequence ATGAAATTCTTCGCCGACACCGCCGAGATCGCCGACATTCGCGACCTGAATGACGCGGGGCTGCTCGACGGCGTAACCACCAACCCCTCGCTGATCGCAAAATCCGGCCGCAATTTCATGGAGGTTACGAAGGAAATCTGCGATCTCGTCGAAGGGCCGGTGAGCGCCGAAGTGGTCGCGCTCGATCACGCGACGATGATGAAGGAGGCCGAAGTCCTGCGGAAGATCGCGGACAACGTCTGCATCAAGGTGCCGCTGACGATCGACGGGCTGAAGACCTGCCGCGCGCTGACGAACGACGGCACGATGGTCAACGTAACGCTGTGCTTTTCCGCCAACCAGGCGCTGCTCGCGGCGAAGGCCGGGGCGACATTCGTGTCGCCCTTCGTCGGCCGGCACGACGACAACGGGTTCGACGGGATGGACCTCATCCGCGACATCAGGCTCATCTACGACAACTATGATTTCCGGACCGAAATCCTTGTCGCCAGCGTGCGCCACGTGGTCCATGTGCTCGAAAGCGCGCGGATCGGAGCCGACGTGATGACCGCGCCGCCCAAGGTCATCAAGAGCCTCGCGAACCACGTGCTGACCGACAAGGGGATCGAAGGCTTCATGGCCGACTGGGCCAAGACCGGCCAGTCGATCCTCTAG
- a CDS encoding nitroreductase, whose translation MNVSEAVASRRSIRAYLDKPVDRALLERILEKAQRSASGGNTQPWHGIVLTGEPMQRLVARVAEDLPKGRAAFAPEYHVYPPELDGAYEQRRRGVGEDMYGALQIPREDKAARLMWFANNFRAFGAPVLLLVHTPKYMGPPQWSDIGMWLQTIALLLREEGLDCCFQEAWAVYSPQIREVVHIPEDHTFFCGVAIGWGDREAAVNTFPVARAPLDEAVRWEGWD comes from the coding sequence ATGAACGTTTCCGAAGCCGTCGCCAGCCGCCGCTCGATCAGAGCCTATCTCGACAAGCCGGTCGATCGCGCGCTGCTCGAGCGTATTCTCGAGAAAGCGCAGCGCTCCGCCTCGGGCGGAAACACGCAGCCGTGGCACGGGATCGTGCTGACCGGCGAACCGATGCAGCGCCTGGTCGCGCGCGTGGCGGAGGATCTGCCGAAAGGCCGCGCGGCGTTCGCGCCCGAGTATCACGTGTATCCGCCCGAACTCGACGGTGCCTACGAGCAGCGCCGCCGCGGGGTGGGCGAGGACATGTACGGCGCGCTCCAGATCCCGCGCGAGGACAAGGCGGCGCGGCTGATGTGGTTCGCCAACAACTTCCGGGCGTTCGGCGCGCCGGTGCTGCTGCTTGTCCACACGCCGAAATACATGGGCCCACCGCAGTGGTCGGACATCGGCATGTGGCTGCAGACGATCGCGCTGCTGCTGCGCGAGGAAGGTCTCGACTGCTGCTTCCAGGAGGCGTGGGCGGTCTATTCCCCGCAGATCCGCGAGGTTGTCCACATTCCCGAAGATCATACCTTCTTCTGCGGCGTCGCCATCGGCTGGGGCGACCGCGAGGCGGCCGTTAACACCTTCCCCGTCGCCCGTGCACCGCTGGACGAGGCGGTGCGCTGGGAAGGCTGGGATTGA
- a CDS encoding primosomal protein N', producing the protein MNRARLVIFNAALGPLDYRVPEGMRVGPGSVVVAPLGPRQIVGIVWEAERLPASEVPAEKLRPLVDVLPVPPLRAELRRLIEWTADYYCAPLAAVARMVLASGGALRGPSTTTEYRLTGGAPERMTPQRQAAIDALEGEQATIRELAGIAGVSEGVLRGLVNQGVLEPVLVDCDRPYPPARADFAVPELSPAQAEVSARFVAAVEARSFAPFLLDGVTGSGKTEVYLEAVARALEMGRQTLVLLPEIALTEAFLRRFEDRFGAPPIVWHSSLKSTERRRAWRSIAAGEAQVVVGARSALFLPYANLGLIVVDEAHEISFKQDDGVRYNARDVAVMRARFERIPVVLASATPALESLQMAESGVYERLVLEDRYGGARLPAIDTIDLTEEKPERGRWLAPRLVAQMEERLARGEQSLLFLNRRGYAPLTLCRNCGFRFECPNCSAWLVEHRFSQRLACHHCGHETPPPPACPECGELDCLVACGPGVERIADEVAEILPDARVAVVTSDTVNSPDKAAEFIAQAEGGAIDVIVGTQLVTKGFHFPELTLVGVVDADLGLEGGDLRAAERTYQQVAQVSGRAGRGEKPGEVLIQTRHPTAPVIAALAAGDRDAFYDAETEARRHAGAPPFGRWAAIIVSSEDEAEAREAANRIGDTRPRVEDVHILGPAPAPLALLRNRYRYRLLLNARRSAQVQDVIRDWLGALKFPQGVRVTVDIDPYSFV; encoded by the coding sequence ATGAACCGCGCACGACTGGTCATATTCAACGCCGCGCTCGGCCCGCTCGACTACCGCGTTCCGGAAGGGATGCGCGTCGGACCGGGGTCGGTCGTCGTCGCGCCACTGGGCCCTCGCCAGATCGTCGGGATCGTCTGGGAGGCGGAACGGCTGCCCGCAAGCGAGGTTCCGGCCGAGAAATTGCGCCCGCTGGTCGACGTGCTGCCGGTCCCGCCGCTGCGCGCCGAACTGCGGCGCCTGATCGAGTGGACGGCGGACTACTACTGTGCACCGCTTGCCGCGGTGGCGCGGATGGTGCTGGCGTCGGGCGGTGCATTGCGCGGCCCCTCGACCACCACCGAATACCGGCTGACCGGCGGCGCGCCCGAGCGGATGACGCCCCAGCGCCAGGCGGCGATCGACGCGCTGGAGGGGGAGCAGGCCACCATCCGCGAACTCGCCGGGATCGCCGGGGTCAGCGAAGGCGTGCTGCGCGGGCTCGTCAACCAGGGCGTGCTGGAGCCGGTGCTGGTCGATTGCGACCGGCCCTACCCCCCGGCGCGCGCGGACTTCGCGGTGCCCGAACTCAGCCCCGCGCAGGCCGAGGTGTCGGCGCGCTTCGTCGCGGCGGTCGAGGCGCGCAGCTTCGCCCCGTTCCTGCTCGACGGCGTGACCGGTTCCGGCAAGACCGAGGTCTACCTGGAAGCGGTCGCTCGCGCGCTCGAGATGGGGCGGCAGACGCTGGTCCTGCTGCCCGAGATCGCGCTGACCGAGGCCTTCCTGCGCCGGTTCGAGGACCGGTTCGGCGCGCCGCCGATCGTCTGGCACAGCTCGCTGAAATCGACCGAGCGCCGCCGCGCCTGGCGCTCGATCGCGGCGGGGGAAGCCCAGGTCGTCGTGGGTGCGCGCTCGGCGTTGTTCCTCCCCTATGCCAACCTCGGCCTCATCGTCGTCGACGAAGCGCACGAGATCAGCTTCAAGCAGGACGACGGCGTGCGCTATAACGCGCGCGACGTGGCGGTCATGCGCGCGCGGTTCGAACGCATCCCGGTGGTGCTCGCCAGCGCCACACCCGCGCTCGAAAGCCTGCAGATGGCCGAGAGCGGGGTGTACGAGCGGCTGGTGCTGGAGGACCGCTACGGCGGCGCGCGGCTGCCCGCGATCGACACGATCGACCTCACTGAAGAGAAACCCGAACGCGGCCGCTGGCTCGCCCCGCGGCTGGTCGCGCAGATGGAGGAACGGCTGGCACGCGGCGAGCAGTCGCTCCTGTTCCTCAACCGCCGCGGCTATGCCCCGCTGACGCTGTGCCGGAACTGCGGCTTCCGGTTCGAATGCCCGAACTGCAGCGCGTGGCTGGTCGAGCACCGCTTTTCGCAGCGGCTCGCCTGCCATCACTGCGGGCACGAGACCCCGCCCCCGCCCGCCTGCCCGGAATGCGGCGAGCTCGACTGTCTCGTCGCGTGCGGGCCCGGGGTGGAGCGGATTGCCGACGAGGTAGCCGAGATCCTTCCAGATGCGCGCGTCGCGGTCGTCACCAGCGACACGGTCAATTCGCCCGACAAGGCGGCGGAATTCATCGCGCAGGCGGAAGGCGGTGCGATCGACGTCATCGTCGGCACGCAGCTTGTCACCAAGGGGTTCCACTTTCCCGAACTGACGCTGGTGGGCGTCGTCGATGCCGACCTCGGGCTAGAAGGCGGCGACCTGCGCGCGGCTGAGCGGACCTACCAACAGGTCGCGCAGGTTTCGGGACGCGCGGGCCGGGGCGAGAAACCGGGCGAGGTCCTGATCCAGACCCGTCACCCCACCGCCCCCGTCATCGCCGCGCTCGCTGCGGGCGACCGGGACGCGTTCTACGACGCGGAGACCGAGGCCCGCCGCCACGCCGGTGCCCCGCCCTTCGGCCGCTGGGCCGCGATCATCGTCTCGAGCGAGGACGAAGCAGAGGCGCGCGAGGCCGCCAACCGCATCGGCGATACGCGACCCCGGGTGGAGGACGTCCACATTCTCGGCCCCGCCCCCGCCCCCCTCGCGTTGCTGAGGAACCGCTACCGCTACCGCCTGCTCCTGAACGCCCGCCGCAGCGCACAGGTGCAGGACGTGATCCGCGACTGGCTCGGCGCGCTGAAATTCCCCCAAGGCGTGCGGGTAACGGTCGACATCGACCCGTACAGTTTCGTCTAG
- a CDS encoding DUF4197 domain-containing protein, which produces MTEFTDTPSIFHRRSFLAGIGLAGGALVLPACTTGFGGPLSFTDAIARLLFMSTGRAFDRMTSQGGFWDQQVAAIGLENVLGVRGGTLGRILTSGLFKDRLANALAPVAFDAAQRAAPVVADTVRTIGFANAVELIRGGPRSATSYLRGEMGGRLIDAMLPGVGQGLRVASDPLVGQALAALSGVDIPQVARTFTGRVDDVIWNQIGTEEEFIRANPQSTNDPLIMGVFGAARTF; this is translated from the coding sequence ATGACCGAATTTACCGATACCCCGTCCATCTTTCACCGCCGCTCGTTCCTCGCCGGCATCGGCCTCGCCGGCGGCGCGCTCGTGCTGCCCGCTTGCACGACCGGGTTCGGCGGGCCGCTCAGCTTTACCGACGCGATCGCGCGCTTGCTGTTCATGTCGACCGGTCGCGCGTTCGACCGGATGACGTCGCAGGGCGGTTTCTGGGACCAGCAGGTCGCCGCGATCGGGCTTGAGAACGTGCTCGGCGTGCGCGGGGGCACGCTCGGCCGGATCCTCACCTCGGGCCTGTTCAAGGACCGGCTCGCGAACGCCCTCGCACCGGTGGCCTTCGATGCTGCGCAGCGCGCCGCCCCCGTGGTCGCCGATACCGTGCGCACGATCGGGTTCGCCAACGCGGTGGAACTCATCCGCGGCGGCCCGCGCTCTGCCACCAGTTACCTGCGCGGCGAGATGGGCGGCCGCCTGATCGACGCCATGCTGCCGGGCGTCGGGCAGGGCCTGCGCGTCGCGAGCGATCCCCTGGTGGGGCAGGCGCTGGCGGCGCTCTCGGGCGTCGACATCCCGCAGGTCGCGCGGACCTTCACCGGGCGCGTGGACGACGTGATCTGGAACCAGATCGGGACAGAAGAGGAATTCATCCGCGCCAATCCGCAGAGCACCAACGATCCGCTGATCATGGGCGTGTTCGGCGCGGCGCGGACGTTTTAG